A single window of Aneurinibacillus sp. REN35 DNA harbors:
- a CDS encoding Thoeris anti-defense Tad2 family protein yields MNIQDATKLALEKDLYIIRESSPFRKYSKIKPTDTSDCCMVYKTKYAEQMHGGKLAPGKRWNPDASDLLADDWIVTELNE; encoded by the coding sequence GTGAACATTCAAGATGCAACAAAGTTAGCACTGGAGAAAGACCTGTATATCATTCGTGAAAGTTCACCTTTTAGAAAATACAGCAAGATAAAGCCGACTGATACATCTGATTGCTGTATGGTTTACAAAACAAAATACGCAGAGCAAATGCATGGTGGAAAGCTAGCCCCAGGCAAAAGGTGGAATCCTGATGCCTCGGACTTATTAGCTGATGACTGGATTGTAACGGAATTAAACGAGTAG
- a CDS encoding helix-turn-helix domain-containing protein, whose product MQIGDKLRSLRKSKGLTTSELADMVSVSQSYISRFENNRAVPDVDMLARILEALGTNIASFFANDDSLPPELDKLLKTAKKLTPSQIKAVQHLLDEMVHPKN is encoded by the coding sequence ATGCAAATTGGTGATAAACTCCGTTCCTTACGCAAATCCAAAGGTTTAACAACATCCGAACTGGCAGACATGGTTAGCGTTTCACAATCTTATATAAGCCGTTTTGAAAACAACCGCGCTGTCCCAGATGTGGACATGCTTGCCAGAATCTTAGAAGCTTTGGGAACAAATATAGCCTCCTTCTTTGCAAACGATGATTCTCTACCACCAGAGTTAGACAAGCTTTTGAAGACAGCTAAGAAATTGACGCCTTCCCAGATAAAAGCTGTACAACATTTACTGGATGAGATGGTTCATCCTAAGAACTAA
- a CDS encoding lactate permease produces MKLINLSEKLLRYMVSEYKKHGKQYFELETFKILYPEETDDFISKALYLLQHDGLVSIQSADDVAFETALNPMGIANVEENTMIKKGYAAIKEIKSLLV; encoded by the coding sequence ATGAAGCTCATTAATTTGTCTGAAAAGCTACTGAGGTATATGGTTTCCGAGTACAAAAAACACGGGAAACAATATTTCGAGTTAGAAACATTTAAGATACTTTATCCAGAAGAAACGGACGACTTCATTTCAAAAGCGTTGTATCTACTACAACACGATGGTTTAGTTTCGATTCAATCAGCCGATGATGTAGCATTTGAAACTGCATTAAATCCAATGGGTATAGCAAATGTTGAAGAGAATACGATGATTAAAAAAGGCTACGCAGCAATCAAAGAAATCAAATCGCTACTCGTTTAA
- a CDS encoding helix-turn-helix domain-containing protein, translated as MIATRIAAFRKSKKMSQSELGQLTGLDQTLISRIERNQRKVTADEITMFAKALGVSIAELLDEEEQSA; from the coding sequence ATGATTGCAACTAGAATTGCCGCCTTTCGCAAAAGTAAGAAGATGTCACAAAGCGAGTTGGGGCAATTAACGGGTCTGGATCAAACGCTTATAAGTCGCATCGAACGTAATCAACGCAAAGTTACTGCGGATGAAATCACGATGTTTGCCAAAGCCCTCGGCGTAAGCATAGCTGAGCTGCTGGATGAAGAAGAACAATCAGCCTAA